The following are encoded together in the Oryzias melastigma strain HK-1 linkage group LG17, ASM292280v2, whole genome shotgun sequence genome:
- the LOC112138335 gene encoding zinc finger protein 329 — MSSVDSLREFISDRLTAAAEEIFRQFEKTIVQYEEEMDRQRRLLDRSWNGHKSTITADLQQKHTWKQKQNVADQHLFNQERSCSQNQKEAESPQITEQQEEEEMGCLLENIWEPELELHRADLQHHPEFKEESTLKQEEMDRLQIKEEEEDQVALKTDVFEESDPCESESTSAQLLSNNISEEENQDQQRSNAEPSRSTTTAKLKTKNSISAGNFPLSETLTDMSERSDWRSPSRTFSSHPSTLRRRTRPYEPAESSYFCHECGKCFNQRGSLKVHMRTHTGEKPFSCSHCGRRFTRSGDLSSHMRTHTGEKPFSCQICGKSFSQSCNLLCHLRTHTGERPFSCQICGRKFNRRNNLKTHMKAHTLEQPPL; from the exons ATGTCTTCTGTTGATTCTCTGAGAGAATTTATCAGTGACCGACTGACTGCAGCTGCTGAAGAAATATTCAGACAGTTCGAAAAAACCATCGTCCAGTATGAGGAAGAGATGGaccgtcagcgcagactgctggatagaAGCTGGAACGGACATAAAAGCACAATAACAGCAG ACCTCCAACAGAAGCACACTtggaaacagaaacagaatGTCGCTGACCAGCACCTCTTCAACCAAGagaggagctgcagccagaACCAGAAAGAAGCAGAATCTCCACAGATCACAGAacagcaggaggaagaggagatggGCTGTCTGCTGGAGAACATCTGGGAGCCAGAACTGGAGCTTCACAGAGCAG ATCTCCAACATCATCCTGAATTTAAAGAGGAGTCCACTCTGAAGCAGGAGGAAATGGATCGTCTACAGatcaaagaggaggaggaagatcaGGTGGCGCTGAAGACTGATGTCTTTGAGGAAAGTGACCCGTGTGAATCCGAATCCACCAGTGCTCAGTTGCTGTCCAACAACATTTCTGAAGAGGAGAACCAGGATCAGCAAAGAAGCAACGCTGAGCCCTCGAGATCAACCACAACTGCAAAACTGAAGACCAAGAACAGCATCAGTGCAGGTAACTTTCCTCTCTCAGAGACTCTGACAGACATGAGTGAGAGGTCTGACTGGAGGAGTCCCAGCAGGACCTTCTCGTCTCACCCGTCCACACTGAGAAGACGGACAAGACCCTACGAGCCGGCTGAGAGCTCCTACTTCTGCCACGAGTGCGGCAAATGCTTCAATCAGCGCGGCAGTTTGAAAGTCCACATGAGGACTCACACGGGCGAAAAGCCCTTCTCCTGTAGCCACTGTGGAAGACGGTTCACCCGAAGTGGAGATCTGTCCAGCCACATGCGAACGCACACGGGCGAGAAGCCCTTCTCCTGCCAGATCTGCGGAAAGAGCTTCAGTCAGAGCTGTAATCTGCTGTGTCACCTGAGGACGCACACAGGTGAGAGGCCCTTCTCCTGCCAAATCTGTGGAAGAAAGTTCAACCGAAGAAACAACTTGAAGACCCATATGAAGGCCCACACCTTAGAGCAGCCCCCACTCTGA
- the LOC112138334 gene encoding zinc finger protein 16, with protein sequence MSSVHSLRVFISERLTSAAEEIFREFEKTIVQYEEEMDRQRRLLDSSWKRNTITADLQQKHTWKEKQNVVDQHLFSQERSCSQNQKDAEPPQITEQQEEEEMGCLLENIWEPELELHRADVRQLPVCKEDEELRSKEHLSQSPHIKEEQDDLCAEEEGGQPELKQESETFMLPSSSEERDLHAAEPTSEQLLSESQDQQQVKLEDFESTEAAEIQRTVCWNINVEESPLSETGAGERSAWRSPSRTMSPPSTFRRHSDATDIRRQPGEKSNFCEVCRKCFRSVSVLKVHMRIHTGEKPFFCQICGKRCRQQSDLGRHMMAHTGERPFPCHLCEKSFIQKGDLLRHMKVHMDERQFPCALCTKTFSENDQLSRHMRNHTRKKPYSCKVCKKMFVKKAHLTAHARTHTGEKPFLCDTCGRGFINRSNLTRHKKVHTGEKPFICSVCLKTFSRNEHLWSHMMLHKGEGTLTSR encoded by the exons ATGTCTTCTGTTCATTCTCTGAGAGTGTTCATTAGCGAACGACTAACTTCTGCGGctgaagaaatattcagagaGTTTGAAAAAACCATCGTCCAGTATGAGGAGGAGATGGaccgtcagcgcagactgctagATAGCAGCTGGAAGAGAAACACAATAACAGCAG acctCCAACAGAAGCACACCtggaaagagaaacagaatgtTGTTGACCAGCATCTCTTTAGCCAAGAGAGGAGCTGTAGCCAGAACCAGAAGGAtgcagaacctccacagatcacagaacagcaggaggaagaggagatggGCTGTCTGCTGGAGAACATCTGGGAACCAGAACTGGAGCTTCACAGAGCAG ATGTCCGACAGCTTCCTGTTTGCAAGGAGGACGAGGAGCTTCGTTCTAAGGAGCATCTCTCTCAGTCTCCACACATCAAAGAGGAACAGGACGATCTCTGTGCAGAAGAGGAAGGGGGTCAGCCAGAACTGAAGCAGGAGTCTGAAACCTTCATGTTGCCTTCATCCTCTGAGGAAAGAGACCTTCATGCAGCAGAACCAACTTCTGAGCAGCTGCTCTCTGAGAGCCAAGATCAGCAGCAAGTCAAGCTGGAAGACTTTGAGTCGACTGAAGCTGCCGAAATACAGAGAACCGTCTGCTGGAACATAAATGTAGAAGAGTCTCCTCTGTCAGAGACAGGTGCAGGTGAGAGGTCTGCATGGAGGAGTCCCAGCAGGACCATGAGTCCTCCTTCCACATTCAGAAGACACTCAGATGCTACAGATATACGTAGACAACCAGGTGAGAAGTCCAACTTTTGTGAGGTGTGCAGGAAATGTTTCAGAAGTGTTTCGGTCCTGAAGGTCCACATGAGAATCCACACGGGCGAAAAACCCTTTTTCTGCCAAATCTGTGGAAAGCGATGCCGTCAGCAGAGCGACCTGGGGCGCCACATGATGGCTCACACGGGGGAGAGGCCGTTCCCGTGTCACCTGTGCGAGAAGAGCTTCATCCAGAAGGGCGATTTGCTGCGCCACATGAAGGTGCACATGGACGAGAGGCAGTTCCCCTGCGCGCTCTGCACCAAAACCTTCAGCGAGAACGACCAGCTGAGCCGGCACATGAGGAACCACACCAGGAAAAAGCCCTACTCCTGCAAAGTCTGCAAGAAGATGTTCGTTAAGAAGGCTCACCTGACAGCTCATGCCAGGACGCACACGGGCGAAAAACCCTTCCTGTGCGACACCTGCGGGCGGGGTTTCATCAACCGCAGCAACCTGACGCGTCACAAGAAAGTCCACACGGGCGAGAAGCCCTTCATCTGCTCGGTGTGTCTGAAGACGTTCAGTCGCAATGAACACCTGTGGAGCCACATGATGCTGCACAAGGGGGAGGGGACTCTGACCAGCCGGTAG